The following DNA comes from Mycolicibacterium lutetiense.
CCCGGATGGCCGCCACATTGGCGCGCGGCGGGTTCAACCCGTTGACCGGCCGGCGGGTCATCGAGGCGAACGTGGTTCGGCGCGCCCTCAGCGTGATGGTGACCTGCGGAATGTACGACGCGACAGGCGATTGGGTCAGTGCCGTAGGCCTGCCCGCCAAGAGCGGCGTCGGTGGTGGGATTGTGGCGGTGCTCCCCGGGCAACTCGGCATCGGTGTGTACTCACCGCGTCTGGATTCCCGCGGCAACAGTGTGCGCGGGGTGCAGGTGTGCCGCAACCTGTCCTCCCAGCTGGGACTGCACTTTCTCACGGTCGGCCGCGAGTCGTCGTCGACTTTGCGGGCCGTGTACGACGCCAGCCCGGGTATCCGGGTCTACGAGGTTCAGGGCGATCTGTTGTTCGCCGGGGCGGAGCAGGTACTGCGGACGGCCGAGCACGACCGCGACGGGTACGAGGTGGCCGTGCTGGACGTCACCCGGGTCGATGACATCAACGACGCCGCGCGCGGCATGCTGACCGGAATGCGCGCCAGCCTGGCCGCGGTGGGCAAGGACGCGTGCCTCGTCGACCCCGACGGTCGCGTGGTGCCCGCCGACCGGCGCGACGACTACGACACAATCGTGTTCCGGACCCTCGACGAAGCGGTCGACGCGGCGCGGAAGTGGGGCACCGGTTAGGTCGGTACCGCCACCCGCGTCGGCTCGGCCAGACCCCGCAGGGCCACCATTTCGCCCAGTGACCAACGGGCCCTTTCGGCTTCGGACGCATTGTCGAGCGTGTCCGAAGAAGCCACCAGGTGCCCCGGTACCTGCTTGGAGAAATCGCACAGCCGCGCGGCTTCGTTGACCGGTTCACCGATCACGGTGTACTCGAAGCGCTGCTTGGCGCCGACGTTGCCGGCCACCACCTGACCGGCGGCCACCCCGATCCCGGCTTCGAGTTCGGGTACCTCCGCGCGCAGCCGCCGCGCGATAGCTCGAGCAGCGCCCAGCGCTTCGTCCTCGGCGTTGTCCAGAGACACCGGTGCGCCGAACACCGCGAGTACCCCATCGCCCTCGAATTTGTTGACCAGGCCCCGATGATCGTCGACTTCATCGACGATGACCGCGAAAAACCGGTTGAGCAAGTCGACCACCTCGACAGCGGGCCGCGTGGTCACCAGCTGCGTCGAACCGATGACATCGACGAAAATCACTGCGGCGTGGCGCTCTTCGCCGCCCAGGACCGGCTTCTGCTGCTCGGCCAGCGCGGCCACCTCTCGGCCGACGTGACGACCGAACAGATCACGTACCCGTTCCCGCTCGCGCAGGCCGTGGACCATCGAGTTGAATCCGCGTTGTAGCTGCCCGAGTTCAGTACCGTCGAACACCACCAGGTTGGTGTCCAGATCGCCCTGCTCGACACGGTTGAGGGCCGCACGTACGACGCGGATCGGAGTTGCGGTCAGATACGACAGGATCCACATCAGCAGGAAACCGAACACCAGCGCAAACGAGCCGAGGCCGATGACGGCGTAGGCGAATTGCGTCGGGGTCAGGTTGTTGAGCGTCAGGGCGAACATCGCGGCCAGCATGATGCCCAGGATCGGCACACCCGAGCTGAGCGCCCAGACCACCATGATGCG
Coding sequences within:
- the glsA gene encoding glutaminase A produces the protein MAELVQQYLDRIRAEQVDVRDGAVADYIPELANVDPEDFGLSLSSSDGYVYESGDAAIEFTIQSISKPFTYALALGQMGQDAVDAKIGVEPSGEAFNEISVDDVTKTPKNPMINAGAIAAVSLIPGASPEERFDRIHEFYSACAGRRLEIDMNVYASEKATGNRNRAIAYMLASFGVLDGDPDEVLDVYFRQCSVRVTSTDLARMAATLARGGFNPLTGRRVIEANVVRRALSVMVTCGMYDATGDWVSAVGLPAKSGVGGGIVAVLPGQLGIGVYSPRLDSRGNSVRGVQVCRNLSSQLGLHFLTVGRESSSTLRAVYDASPGIRVYEVQGDLLFAGAEQVLRTAEHDRDGYEVAVLDVTRVDDINDAARGMLTGMRASLAAVGKDACLVDPDGRVVPADRRDDYDTIVFRTLDEAVDAARKWGTG
- a CDS encoding adenylate/guanylate cyclase domain-containing protein, producing MNSDKSLARRLGRVLEGVTRQNSRIPATPEYGSWVLGRVSESQRRRRVRIQAILTTFVIGGNLVGIGISMIIVTLLFPTPDVFAPPVRWITFIVAPVYMAMALIVGVFWATTRVIDNVRWAIEERPPTVADQRNTFFAPFRLTRVLLVLWGLGAALLTTLYGVVDTNYIPKFLLGITFPGIVVSVSCHLLTEFALRPVAAQALEAGPPPVRLAPGIMGRIMVVWALSSGVPILGIMLAAMFALTLNNLTPTQFAYAVIGLGSFALVFGFLLMWILSYLTATPIRVVRAALNRVEQGDLDTNLVVFDGTELGQLQRGFNSMVHGLRERERVRDLFGRHVGREVAALAEQQKPVLGGEERHAAVIFVDVIGSTQLVTTRPAVEVVDLLNRFFAVIVDEVDDHRGLVNKFEGDGVLAVFGAPVSLDNAEDEALGAARAIARRLRAEVPELEAGIGVAAGQVVAGNVGAKQRFEYTVIGEPVNEAARLCDFSKQVPGHLVASSDTLDNASEAERARWSLGEMVALRGLAEPTRVAVPT